In Streptomyces sp. P3, one DNA window encodes the following:
- a CDS encoding MFS transporter: MPELSPRRRLLVLAICCMSLLIVSLDVTVLNVALPAMQRDLHATTAGLQWTIDAYTLVLAALLMLAGSTADRIGRRKVFMAGLVVFAAGSLLCSLAPNLELLVVARMVQAVGGSMLNPVAMSIITNTFTDPRERARAIGVWGAVVGISMAAGPLLGGLLVESVGWRSIFWINLPVGLAALLATLRYVPESRAPKARRPDPVGQLLVIVLFGSLTYAIIEAPEAGATTSGPFAAVAVAALLGLLRYEPRRAEPLIDLQFFRSAPFSGATVVAISSFAALGGFLFLSTLYLQNVRGLDALHAGLWMLPMAVPTFLCAPLSGRLVGARGPRLPLVIAGTAMTLSGLLFALFDAETSDATLFLGYALFGVGFGFVNAPITNTAVSGMPRSQAGVAAAVASTSRQLGQTLGVAVIGAVLAAGVSASSYRATFTEAAVPGWWILTGCGAVVLVLGALTTGRWARRTAERTAEQLEAPDVREAAGVGA, encoded by the coding sequence ATGCCCGAGCTCAGCCCTCGCCGACGTCTCCTGGTCCTCGCGATCTGCTGCATGAGCCTGCTGATCGTGAGCCTGGACGTCACCGTCCTGAACGTCGCGCTGCCCGCGATGCAGCGCGACCTGCACGCGACGACCGCCGGCCTCCAGTGGACGATCGACGCCTACACCCTGGTCCTGGCGGCGCTGCTGATGCTGGCCGGGTCGACCGCCGACCGGATCGGCCGCAGGAAGGTGTTCATGGCCGGCCTGGTCGTGTTCGCCGCCGGCTCCCTGCTGTGCTCGCTCGCCCCGAACCTGGAGCTGCTGGTCGTCGCACGGATGGTGCAGGCGGTCGGCGGCTCGATGCTGAACCCGGTCGCCATGTCGATCATCACCAACACCTTCACCGACCCGCGCGAACGCGCCCGCGCGATCGGCGTGTGGGGTGCGGTGGTGGGCATCTCGATGGCCGCCGGCCCGCTGCTGGGCGGACTGCTCGTGGAGTCGGTGGGCTGGCGCTCCATCTTCTGGATCAACCTGCCGGTCGGCCTGGCGGCCCTCCTGGCGACCCTGCGGTACGTCCCCGAGTCGCGTGCGCCGAAGGCCCGCCGCCCCGATCCGGTCGGCCAGTTGCTGGTCATCGTCCTCTTCGGCAGCCTGACGTACGCGATCATCGAGGCTCCCGAGGCGGGCGCGACCACCAGCGGTCCCTTCGCCGCCGTCGCGGTCGCCGCCCTGCTGGGCCTGCTGCGGTACGAGCCCCGCCGCGCCGAACCCCTCATCGACCTGCAGTTCTTCCGCTCGGCGCCGTTCAGCGGGGCGACCGTCGTGGCGATCAGCTCGTTCGCCGCGCTGGGCGGGTTCCTGTTCCTGTCGACGCTGTACCTGCAGAACGTGCGGGGCCTCGACGCCCTGCACGCCGGGCTGTGGATGCTCCCCATGGCGGTGCCGACGTTCCTGTGCGCCCCGCTGTCGGGCCGGCTGGTGGGCGCCCGCGGCCCGCGGCTGCCGCTGGTGATCGCGGGGACGGCGATGACGCTCAGCGGGCTGCTGTTCGCCCTGTTCGACGCGGAGACGTCCGACGCGACGCTCTTCCTCGGGTACGCGCTGTTCGGGGTGGGCTTCGGGTTCGTGAACGCGCCCATCACCAACACGGCGGTGTCGGGCATGCCGCGCAGTCAGGCCGGGGTGGCGGCGGCCGTCGCCTCCACCAGCCGTCAACTGGGCCAGACCCTCGGCGTCGCGGTGATCGGCGCGGTCCTGGCAGCGGGCGTGAGCGCCTCGTCGTACCGCGCCACCTTCACCGAGGCCGCCGTCCCCGGCTGGTGGATCCTCACCGGCTGCGGCGCGGTCGTCCTCGTCCTCGGCGCGCTGACGACCGGCCGCTGGGCCCGGCGCACGGCCGAGCGCACCGCGGAGCAACTGGAGGCCCCGGACGTCCGCGAGGCGGCGGGCGTCGGCGCCTGA